The following is a genomic window from Xenopus laevis strain J_2021 chromosome 2L, Xenopus_laevis_v10.1, whole genome shotgun sequence.
TTTCTCCAGGCTATTTGTATTTTTCAGGGAAGaaaatgcaccagcccagggcTCCATGCTGTTGTCTTTTTTACTTTTCCCATGTGTTCCCAGCAGACTTTTGCATGCACAGTAAAGTTTTCAAATTCATGCACAAGTCTTTGTAAATGACACATGGGAAAGGTAAGAAAGATGCCCACAAAGTGCTGTTGAAGAAACTTCCCCATACCGAGTATTTCTTCTTGAAATACTGGCCCAGGGGAAAAAATAGCAATTCAAGTCGGTTAAGGGATTCTTACGATTAACcctctgaaaactcaactttaatGGACGAAAGCCAGCACAGATCACCAGGTCAAGAAACATCtttagggacatctgcaattgacttctacataacctcgacaggtttgagatggagtattttcagatttggttttttagcagctttggggtataataaatctcagaaaattttcttttttttcctttcctctaaagatttgagttttcccctttaaaaactcgaccagataaattagaggtttactaaatgggcccctatgtataGTCAGCTGGTAATAAAAGATGGCAATGACATAATTTCCTGCATTACTAGTTTTAGAACACACAACCAAATTCCTACCTGGCGGGATATGAAGTTTGTATAAGAACTTGATCTTTTCATTCATCTCCCCATAATACATAATATCTGCAATACAGAAAGAAACAGTTCAGCATGAATGCAGCTACACAGCCTCATATAAGGATGAAAAGCTGCTTTCTAATTCCCATTGGGGGCATCTGTATATGACACAGCATATTCAAGAGCTTTTAAATTAACCCCCCCATCATAATTAGACACCACTTCATCTCTATCACAGTGTTTGCATTTGTTATAATCACCTAAGCAACATGCAAAGGCTTTGAACTCAATCAGGCCATCTAAATTCTCATCCAGCAGACGGAATATCCTTTCTGCCAGAACCTCAGTGTGAGCTTCACATGTCCAAGGGGAACAGAGCCTGAAGAGATTTTTGAACTGCTGGCTGTCAATCTTGTACTGCTGTGCATACGGCCTGCTTGGGTCATGGCGTTCAAGTATAGAAGATATTCCTTCCCAATAACAGCTAATCAAATGCGCTCTCTGTAAAAATAGAGAAGAGAATAAAGTGAATAACATGAAATTGTGCTTTATAGTAAGAGgtgctttgtaaatacaatcaaatatataCACCATAAAACTGCAGAAGAGGAAAAGTATGTCAAACAAGGAAATTAACATAGACATAGATATCATTTGCTCACCTTGTACATATCATAAAGGTCTGCTAATTCTTCATGGACAAATGATACATCAGGAGCAACAACTCTGAGCTAGACaacaaaagaaagtaaaaacacaAAAGTTGTATAATTGCCTCCACTCTCTTGGTTTTTTTAGATCTGGATGCTGAATCATTTTCTCAGCATTTTAATGGACTATAATGTGTGTTGATGCACTCAAACAATTTCCCACAAAATACATCTCTCTACTTCCCCCCTGGGAAAGGGAATGGCTCATTTCATAATTTCATTTTGTACATAGCTATAGGCATAAACATCATTGATACTACATTTCGACTTGCAATAGGCATAACATGAAGAGAAAGAAAACTTACCACATTCTGCTTAGTAGTTTCCTCATGGTTCTGCAGTACACGAATCCTGTGCTTACAGCGTAAGTGCTCAATCTGTTCCACGGAGTTATTGCCAAATTTCTGAAAGGGAACATAGTTTTTGCAAACttacacacactaaggggcccatttacttagttcgagtgaaggaatagaggaaaaaaagtttgaatttcaaatggtcgaatatggctacttcgaccatcgaatgggctacttcgaccatcgactacgaccttcgactcaaacgattcaaactaaaaatcgttcgactatacgaccattcgatagtcgaagtactgtctctttaaaaaattcttcgaccccctaattcgccacctaaaacctaccaaggctaatgttagcctatggggaaggtccccataggcttcctaacaatttccttatcgaaggaatatccttcgatcgatgaattaaaatccttcgaatcgttcgattcgaaggatttaatcattcgatctaacgattattccttcgatcgttcgatcctaggaatagcgcaaaatccttaagacttcgatattcgaagtcgaaggattttacttcgacggtcgaatatcgagggttaattaacccccgatattcgaccctaggtaaatgtgcccctaagtaccCTTTGTGTTGATGgcttttagaggcccatttatcaaaggtcgaatttcgaatacatGTGAATTTGTTTATTgttaatatactcacaattcgactgggaggttattttagaaaaaaaattgaatgtctaatattcgattgaatagttccaatcaaaaatccaaattgtattcATTTCATACAAATCAAGTTTTactcctgataaaaaaaaacctcaaatgtcaggaaggctattaacatctccaaatggctcaacagacctctgccattgacttgtacatgaactgggCAGGATTTAGGTagcaaattaggactgtttctatgataaatctcacattcaaatttactttaaatagggggattaaaatttgaatgtgtgaattttgaaactcaaaaattcgaattaactattggacccttgataaatctgcccctatatgtagtgAATAAATCAAGATACTAGAAGCTGCAGATGTTGCACAGGGCTATTGTTTACATTTGGAATTCATGCGTACTTGTACTCCTTGAGCAGGGTAGAGGTAGAATCTGTGTTATGATCTGGCACAGGTACGACATTTGAAATAGACCAGCTATTTGCTAAGCATACATTCCGAATTGAATGCTTGCAGCCCACCAATCATTGAACAGAATGGGGAGGGTGGCTAGAGCACAAATACACCCAAGCAGCAAGTGTAATATATGAAGCTTTCTCCAATATTAGCACAAATGTTATATATACTAGATATGGTGAGgctacttctgtaacaagattATTTTGGGTGCTCCGACCACCATAGTTTTCTGCTAGAGCACAGGCATGTGCCTagacaaataattattttgctatagttgtttataaagaaaatcGAGGCAAGCTATCTTTCATGGGTAAATATACAAATATGCTGAAGTGAATACTTTTTAATAGTAATCTATGTCTTTGttctctattttatatttaaaaagaggaaaaaggGAAAGCAACGGGGTGACTAGTTAACCCCTCTAATTTTGGACTGGAAAATGCATGCTGCACTAAAATAGGCCCCGGCACACAGGggactgaaaaataaaacatttgtttgccTATATTTCCACCTCCCCCTACTGTTAAAGAAATGCACTTTTAGTATAAGGAGGTACTGCACAGTGTATTTAATGGGTTATGTGCACAATACCTACATTTTAATCTAAATGAATCCTTAAATTACTAGCTCCTTAAATTAAAACTTTTCAATCGGCTAggcttttttattatcatttaaatAATTCCTTCATATTCAAATTAATTAAGCATGGTGGCTTGCCCGTGGCCATCCTTTTCCTAAGAATAAAATGTAGGCATTAAACTCCAGTTGTGGCAGTGTCTTACATTTTAAACACACAATCATAATATAAAGACAAactaaatagaaatattaaaCAATTCTATCCAAATACCTCATAGGAATCCCGAATCAGGTCAGCTATGTCAGTCACTGGGTAAACTTCTTGCTCATTGTTAAGTAAACTGTGCAAGTTGCCGATGGGTGGTAGAGGACTTTCTTCATTTTTAACATgttccaaaaacctgaaaaataagaGATTTCTTGTTAACTTCGAGAGATTGGCTATGCTTCTGTCCATTTGTGCTCAAGATTTATGCCCCATTTtggtctctctctctatctgtgaTCTTAAAGCAAGATTACAATTTTCTTGGTGTAAAATACTTCAGCTTTCCATATAAGCACCTATATGTTGCAGATATACAGCCAAGAAAAGGGGAGTGACTACAGGGGAAATGGACCTTGAGAAAGCtgcatgtaactgaatgtatagcGTGTCCAGTTGTTTCACTAAATATTACTATTGTTATATAATCCTGTATTTAGGCCATAGTATAGTTTAGACTGAACAAAAATAGCGGATCTGTTTTTAGATTAACTAAATTGCACCTGACACAACAGTACCTGCTCAAGATCATGAGAGCCTGCCCATCATCTTTACTGTTGCAGAGTTCTACTGCAGTGGCTTCCAGAATTGCTAGTCCAATTTGGAATATGGCTTTGATGCCATCGTAAAAGAAACAGTCCACAACATTCACAGCACTTTGGAGAGGCATAATGCTTATGAAGAGGGTGAGGAACCATGACAAAGATATTGAAGCTAGTGTAGATAAATCTGTGATATGTTCAGCCAGCTCGGGAAGTTGCTCTTTTATTAGTTCTTCAAACACTGATTGGTCAACCTGAGCTCCtgcaaaaaaacaattatattggctTTATGTTGGGAAGATTTATGGCATAATGGTAAGTACTTTTACATTTGTTCAGTAGAAGCACATATTACAAGGGTAATAAACAGGACTGAGCATTATCTTACCAAAACTACAAACTGTCATATTTAACTGTGTATTCAGAACAGTTTCTTTTTTCAAACTCCTCATAGCTACACAGCCCTGAATGAATTCTGTAGGTTGCTGAATAGAACAATCAGCAAAATTAATGCAAGGCCCTGTAGACCTTTAAGTAACTGCTTTTGCAACATTTGTTAACTCTCAGGGTTTTTCCTTGATATATCTGATGTAAATAAAAAGACCTGAATAGTAACACAATGTTGCAAGAAAATAATAATCACACCGTGCCCTGAAAGATGTAGTTACAGTCTAACTTTAGACTGCAAAACAATAGCATGGAATTCACCCAAGTTTTATGTAGATGGTGCCCTAGTTAAAAAAGAATCCAGAACCATAGTACTGCAATAGAGCAATAAAAATATTGTCTTTGTATTCTTTATATGGTATCTAGGATATTTTCGTGAGAGTGTGCACTACCACTCCTAACATACATGAAAATCATCAATCCACTGTAAAATGGTATTTTCACAAACATAGCTGTTGCTTCAAAACATTATAAATACGGAAGTTTTCTCTTTATAGAGACCTTGTTTGAGATTCACTACAGACAACATGACCATGAGACCATAAGTCAACCTACACCAGTTATTGTATAATCCGGAGCAAAAAAGAGTGTGACAACAAACTGCAGCATTACCAATAACTCTGTGATTAAAGTAATCAGGAAGCATCCTTTCACATACAGCAACCAGCAACCAAAAGGCCTCCTCTTCTTTGGCATACAGAAGTAAGACTGAAGTCAAAATGTTCATAGACTGAAATGAAATGCAATGGAATCATTACCACATCTTATAACACTTTGTAGGATTCACTGATACAAATACTTCTTTACATGTTCACCATTTGAAATAATACAGAAACCAGAGGAACCCCGCTAATGCAGAATACGAGCCAGACTACTTGCAGAGAATAAAACACTAAAGTGCACAAATTTATTTTGCTATGTATGCAAGCTAGATAAAAGTGGtcaatgtaataaatgttcttgtctagtaacccatagcaaacgaTCAGTAGGTAGAATTTGCTGgccagctgtttgaaaacaaatatctgattggttgctataggttaataTATGTGGCTTCCTCAAAAGAGTGTAATTTGGGCTCATTAATGAACACTTGGAAAGTCTGACCAGtacagtaaccatagcaaccaattgacaGTAAACCACCAATGCTGATTGGTAGCTTTCAGCTTCTGGATCGGtataagtaaatgagccccaataagtTATCCCATGACTCGTTTGCAAAAGTCAGGAATCTGTCTTTAAGAATTAAtaattgtgcatatatatatatatatatatatatatatatgggtcttatagtgaaaaaaaaacttatatagttacatagtatatatatatatatatatatatatatatatatatatatatatatatatatatatatatatatatatatatatatatatatatatatatatatatatatatatatatatatagttccttcTGTAATCACCTGGCAATATCCTATGTTGGGATTTCTGTATGCATAAGCAGTCAGAACTCTTCTTAAAGCTGCAATGCCAGTCTCATTTTGGAAGGCAGGATGCTCTGGCAGGGAGCGGTGAAGATCCCGTTCTATCTCTTCATTTGCCAAGCAGCACTTACCCATTGACTCCTCCACAAGCCTACCATAATAACCTGGGTATGATGCCATCTCAGTCACTGCATCTGGCAAGGAAGGCAAAGTAAGAACAGAAAATATAGCAGGTTGTATAGGTGTACACATTCTCGTCAGGGTCATCCTCAGCAGTACAAATAAGTATTCATGGGCAGTTgtacatttgataaatatgtatcGACAAGAATATTTTACACAAGGaaacatttaaaagtttttttttataatacgcAAAATATTTACGTGATATACCATGTTTACATTTACAATGACATGAAAAAAGGTTAACAGAAAATATTAGTGATTATGTAATATAACATGtaaagtttgctactggtctagtcaactatagcaaccaattagcaggtagtaTTTCTTAGTaacctgtttaaaaggaaacaactcattggttgctctgggttactgcacctggactaactttgtgccttttattacataaagggAACAGTCTGTTTTCATGCTACAACCTGAATACAAAAATTACCCAAAGATATATAGTGCAGATTACCAGAGAAAATGAGCCAAAGTTCTCCTCGGAGTGACTCGGGTATTCCCATAGCAACAAGCTTTTGGATTTTTTCTGTACGGAACATGCATACGCTTCTCCCATATTCTGCAAAATGGTCATTCCATAACCGCTCTTTAATCTGTTCCCTAGACTGAAAAACAGTAGAAAATTTTCCTTTACAAATAAAATCGCAAGAGGGAGCTTGGGGTCTGCTCATTATTGGTCAGCATGTGCAATTGTATGCTATCATGGAAGTGCATCCCAGCAACAAGGTAGGTTATAGCAAATAATGTTCCAGCTCAcagttagggtctggccacacgggcagatttggggagattagtcgctaggcctcaagaggaaacttcgagcgacttcggaaagctaagcactctgagtgcctgcccccagccagcggaaggcagatcgggagattagtcgcagcgaagaagaggagatttgtcaccgggcgactaatctccccgaatctgcctgagTGACCAGACCCTAAGGGATAAGCATTTTAAATGGtctctttaaaacaataaaaaaaaaaagtatcacaaATGTTTTACTATTAtcaatttataaaaaatgaattaaatacaaTATTACATAAAGGTGAAATGCTCCTTTAAATATGTCATAAAGACTCAATGAATTAGTACTTAAAGCTCAATTATCATAGAAAAAGGtagaataaatgtatttgttgagGCATGTCCTTGTAACACttagaaacaaaaaacaatattggAGAGGTGAGAATTCAGCGTCACAACCACTGAAAGAAGAGCATTGCAGTCACCTCAAACACGTTAAagcctaaaatacatttttcaatgcaacaattacatatatatagtgCTGAAAGCTAAGGAAAGTTCCTCTTTCATTACTGATAAAGCCATCAAGAAGTGTGAGAAAAGCATACCATGCCAGTGTCCGGGCTCTCAGTTCCTGTTTGATGAAACATAGCCATCAGTGCTTCTGCATTCAATGATGGCTTCTCCTTTTCATTTCCATCTTCACTTTGGTTAACCATTATGTTCATATTACCAAAGCAGTCTCCTCTGAACTTCTGGCCAGTAAGGCAAACAGAAAACCCAATGCTTCAGTGTGATGCCCAGACCTACTGCTTATCATCAGTATGTTTAACAGCTATTACCAATCATCTCATGCACAAtagctcacatatatatatatatatatttaataaactgaCACTTATATTATGTAAACCATAAACTGTGTAAAACTACGGTAAATACCAGATCGTTATGCCTTGCAGAGAGGCTGCTGGCACTGATTTGCTGGAGTCTGTACAGCAGGCCATTAACCAAACTATCTCTGTCTTTCAGCTCTATAAATTGGAAAGCCATCTGATGCCGAATGCTGATAATGATGGGATTGGGAAGAAGGCTGGTGTCTTCCATTTTCTCCACACTTACTACCTAAAAATGTGAGAAAGATATCAGACCAAATATCAGAACAAAAGTTgggcatacaaaaataaaaatttttgacacCAGAACTTTACAATTTCTCCGATATACATATTGTATTTGGGAATAGGTACCTCTTTTAGAGGAATGACCACATTACATAGTCCATCCTCCTTGCTGGCAAAGCATAGGTAGCGATCAGATGTGTAGATCTTGCCTGCTGTGTGGCAGCGGATGAAAGGTGTCCAGAGACAACATTCTACTACTTCACGAAGCTTCTCTTTCCTTGGGAGCTTAAATAGGGCCTGAAAATGCCCATTCTGTGCTCTGGCTTCCagatctctttaaaaaaaaaaaaacgagaaggATGTCAAGCAACATTTTGTGGTAAAGCCTTTCATCAGCAGAGAAACTGTTCAGGAATGAAGGCAAGATGCATGGcgccaaaaaaaatctatttcagtCAGCAAGAGACTTGAGACGAATATTCATAGTCCAGCAGGACACGGACCCTAAACACACAACTAAAGCTACAATGGAGTTATTAAACCAAGAACCTGAATATTTTCGAATGGCAATGTTAAAGCTCAATTTGCCTGAGAATCTGtggcaaaatttgcaaattggtGTTCACCAATGGCCACTATGCAAT
Proteins encoded in this region:
- the tbc1d8.L gene encoding TBC1 domain family member 8 isoform X1; this encodes MWLKPEEVLLKNALRLWVTQKSNEYFILQKRRGHGDSTAKFTGRLVGALDAVLDSSARVAPFRILLQVPGSQVYSAIACGELLNGSEVYWAIAIGATVEEITQHWEWLEQNLLHTLSVFDNKEDISNFVKGKVKGLIAEETSSKLAEQEEDPEKFRDALVKFESRFNFPEAEKLVTFYSCCCWKGRVPRQGWLYLSINHICFYSFFLGKELKLVIPWVDIQKLERASNVLMADIIIVTTHEKEREFSMFLDINEVFRIMEQLADVAVRRLLDNEVFELDPNLQEPTHITKRDLEARAQNGHFQALFKLPRKEKLREVVECCLWTPFIRCHTAGKIYTSDRYLCFASKEDGLCNVVIPLKEVVSVEKMEDTSLLPNPIIISIRHQMAFQFIELKDRDSLVNGLLYRLQQISASSLSARHNDLKFRGDCFGNMNIMVNQSEDGNEKEKPSLNAEALMAMFHQTGTESPDTGMSREQIKERLWNDHFAEYGRSVCMFRTEKIQKLVAMGIPESLRGELWLIFSDAVTEMASYPGYYGRLVEESMGKCCLANEEIERDLHRSLPEHPAFQNETGIAALRRVLTAYAYRNPNIGYCQSMNILTSVLLLYAKEEEAFWLLVAVCERMLPDYFNHRVIGAQVDQSVFEELIKEQLPELAEHITDLSTLASISLSWFLTLFISIMPLQSAVNVVDCFFYDGIKAIFQIGLAILEATAVELCNSKDDGQALMILSRFLEHVKNEESPLPPIGNLHSLLNNEQEVYPVTDIADLIRDSYEKFGNNSVEQIEHLRCKHRIRVLQNHEETTKQNVLRVVAPDVSFVHEELADLYDMYKRAHLISCYWEGISSILERHDPSRPYAQQYKIDSQQFKNLFRLCSPWTCEAHTEVLAERIFRLLDENLDGLIEFKAFACCLDIMYYGEMNEKIKFLYKLHIPPALTENDQDCQSPLKGPLLSTTRPLKISKANGEKKDYQKQLKQMLKDLAKEKDKNAEKELPKMTQREFIQFCKTLYSLFHEDPEENDLYQSIATVTTLLLQIGEVGLRSSSSGSTSEEFPSVDQQNDASTSDQDSVFSDPVKSPTHSSPSSSLSSEPDWVISFEHILASLLTEQSLVNFFEKPLDLKGKLEAVKLNPYSLKTNGMGIVPSGLHT
- the tbc1d8.L gene encoding TBC1 domain family member 8 isoform X2 — encoded protein: MWLKPEEVLLKNALRLWVTQKSNEYFILQKRRGHGDSTAKFTGRLVGALDAVLDSSARVAPFRILLQVPGSQVYSAIACGATVEEITQHWEWLEQNLLHTLSVFDNKEDISNFVKGKVKGLIAEETSSKLAEQEEDPEKFRDALVKFESRFNFPEAEKLVTFYSCCCWKGRVPRQGWLYLSINHICFYSFFLGKELKLVIPWVDIQKLERASNVLMADIIIVTTHEKEREFSMFLDINEVFRIMEQLADVAVRRLLDNEVFELDPNLQEPTHITKRDLEARAQNGHFQALFKLPRKEKLREVVECCLWTPFIRCHTAGKIYTSDRYLCFASKEDGLCNVVIPLKEVVSVEKMEDTSLLPNPIIISIRHQMAFQFIELKDRDSLVNGLLYRLQQISASSLSARHNDLKFRGDCFGNMNIMVNQSEDGNEKEKPSLNAEALMAMFHQTGTESPDTGMSREQIKERLWNDHFAEYGRSVCMFRTEKIQKLVAMGIPESLRGELWLIFSDAVTEMASYPGYYGRLVEESMGKCCLANEEIERDLHRSLPEHPAFQNETGIAALRRVLTAYAYRNPNIGYCQSMNILTSVLLLYAKEEEAFWLLVAVCERMLPDYFNHRVIGAQVDQSVFEELIKEQLPELAEHITDLSTLASISLSWFLTLFISIMPLQSAVNVVDCFFYDGIKAIFQIGLAILEATAVELCNSKDDGQALMILSRFLEHVKNEESPLPPIGNLHSLLNNEQEVYPVTDIADLIRDSYEKFGNNSVEQIEHLRCKHRIRVLQNHEETTKQNVLRVVAPDVSFVHEELADLYDMYKRAHLISCYWEGISSILERHDPSRPYAQQYKIDSQQFKNLFRLCSPWTCEAHTEVLAERIFRLLDENLDGLIEFKAFACCLDIMYYGEMNEKIKFLYKLHIPPALTENDQDCQSPLKGPLLSTTRPLKISKANGEKKDYQKQLKQMLKDLAKEKDKNAEKELPKMTQREFIQFCKTLYSLFHEDPEENDLYQSIATVTTLLLQIGEVGLRSSSSGSTSEEFPSVDQQNDASTSDQDSVFSDPVKSPTHSSPSSSLSSEPDWVISFEHILASLLTEQSLVNFFEKPLDLKGKLEAVKLNPYSLKTNGMGIVPSGLHT